The DNA segment CCGCTTGAGCGAGGCAGGTTGCTGCTGCCAGGCAGCCACGGCATGGTGCTCCGCGGCACAGACCTATTCGCGCATGCTGCGCAGGCCGTGAATCCGGCGAAAAGCCAGGTGTGCCCCGATAATGTTCGGGGCTGCCGGGCCTACGGTCAGGGCTGCAGCTGCTCCTGATACATAGATCCCTTTTCCCCAACTGCAGTCATCTCCCAGTATCGGCAGGCCGTCCGGCGACAGCGGCAGCCCCAGGCTGTCGGCAGTGTGTTTGATAATCGGCGGGAGCTGCATCGGCAGGCCGGTTGCCAGCAGAATCATATCGAAATCGGCTGCCAGTCTGGCGGCCAGAGCGGCATCGACCGCCTGGGTATGGATCCGGATTGCTCCGGATTCGGCCAGGCTGTGTGACTGCTGCAGCAGTTCCGGTGGTACCGAACCCGTATTGCGTGATTGCTGCAGGGCCGCGGCCCGCAGGTCGGGCGGTGCCGCATCGAAATATTGCAGCTGTTTCGGGCCAACAAACCCGGGGTCAAAATCGAACAGGTTCCGGTAGGGCGGGGCTGCGGTAAACAGCGCTACCGGTGGGCTGGCGGGGTGCTGCTGGCGCTGGCGGGCAATCGCGATTGCCGCACTGATGCCGGTAATCCCGCCGCCGATTATGGCAACCCGCTGCCCGGCTGTCAGGTTGTTGATCGTGTGTGCATGCTGCGGATTCAGCAGGTGGGCTGTGCGATCAAGCGGGAGGCTCTCGGCCCATGCGGGCAGTGGCGGCAGGCTGCGCCCGACTGCCAGCAGGATGCGCCGGGTCGCCAGCTGCTGGTTGCTGCCATCACCGCTCAGGGTTGCCAGATAGCCGTCGCCGCTTTCCCGGCCGGACAGCGGTGCCAGGTTGACCACGCGGGCCTGGATGTGGCGGTCTTCCAGGTGGTGCTCGGCGATACAGTCGCTGCTGTAGCGGGCAAAGAGCTCCAGGCTGGGACGGGCATAGGGCTGGAGAAAATGAGAGGCATCCCAGCCATGGCGGCGGGCGTAGCGCCGCAGATGCCGGAGGTCGGTGTCCAGACAGTGGCTGCTGCTGGAGCGCAGGAACTGCATCCCGCAGGCCTGGCACTGGGCGAGCCATTGCTGCATCAGTCGGGGATGCGGGTCGATAATCTGCAGGGCAGACGGGCTGAGGGCAGCGCGGCGGGGTGCAGAGGTGCTCGGGCCACGGGACAGCAGGGCGCGGCTGTGAAAGACTGCGTGCGGGCCGCCGCCGACGATCAGCCATTCCAGCATTGATTCCGGCATCGGTCAGTCCTTGAGGGTATCTCCAAAGCGGCGCCAGGCCTCTTCCCGTTCATTGGCATTGTAGCTGCGGGGCTTTGCCGGCTTGGCGGCAGCGGTTTGGCTGCGCTTGCGACGCACCGGTCGCCCGGCAGCGGTAACCCGGCGATCCCGATTGCGACGGGCAGGGTTCTCCTCCTCGATAGATTCTTTAGGCATAAGCTCCTGGCGGGCCCGGATCTCGTCCTTCATCATCCGTTTATAGGTGGTAAACGAACGCCCGATGAACTTTTCTTCCAGGGTGCCGTACCGCCCGAGCAGGCGGATCACGATCTGGCGCCACAGCGGCAGCCGCAGGAATCCCTGATGAAAGATCTCGCCAAGGTTGAGGTTGAAAATCTGTGCCAGTGGCAGGAACAGCAGGGTGCGGGCGTGAAAATACAGCATCAGATGGGCACGCAGCTCTTCGGGCGATTTTATCTTGCGTCGCTGCTTGAGATGGTGGACCATGGCTTCGCTGGTTATGTTGGGGCGCTCCAGGCAGTCGGCCAGAAACGGGTCGATCTCGCGTACCGTTTCGGTGATGTCCAGCTCGAAGTTTTCCTTGCTGTAGAAAATATCGCTGTTGCTGCGGTTGTTGGTTCGCAGCTGTCGTTCCATCACCTTTATGTAGTGGCGCTGCAGCTCGGGCTGCATGGTGTCCATCCGGGCGGTAAAGATCGGAAACAGGTTGTCTATGTGAACCCAGGTGTCATTGATCGCCACGATGGTGGCCAGTGTCGTGCCGCTGCCCTGGGTGTACCGTGACAGAAACTCGGCCTTGAACTCCGCGAACTTCTTCTCGTATTTTTCTTTCAGGCCCTCGATGAGCTGATCCAGTCGCGGCTGACCGATCAGCTTTTCTTTGTCTTCCTTGATGGCCTGGGCGATGGATTTCATGTCCAGATCGCGGTCTTCCCGCTCCTTGCGCTGCTCCTCTGCCAGCTGCAGCTGGCTTTCGACATACCG comes from the Spirochaeta africana DSM 8902 genome and includes:
- a CDS encoding FAD/NAD(P)-binding protein, whose product is MPESMLEWLIVGGGPHAVFHSRALLSRGPSTSAPRRAALSPSALQIIDPHPRLMQQWLAQCQACGMQFLRSSSSHCLDTDLRHLRRYARRHGWDASHFLQPYARPSLELFARYSSDCIAEHHLEDRHIQARVVNLAPLSGRESGDGYLATLSGDGSNQQLATRRILLAVGRSLPPLPAWAESLPLDRTAHLLNPQHAHTINNLTAGQRVAIIGGGITGISAAIAIARQRQQHPASPPVALFTAAPPYRNLFDFDPGFVGPKQLQYFDAAPPDLRAAALQQSRNTGSVPPELLQQSHSLAESGAIRIHTQAVDAALAARLAADFDMILLATGLPMQLPPIIKHTADSLGLPLSPDGLPILGDDCSWGKGIYVSGAAAALTVGPAAPNIIGAHLAFRRIHGLRSMRE